The following proteins are co-located in the Myroides profundi genome:
- a CDS encoding efflux transporter outer membrane subunit — MKKIVYIVIGSIFFTACKVGKDYERPTVEKPEQFYQETVSDTTANNLAKLSYSEFFKNEELTSLIQIALERNADLQVAVKNIEQTNLLYTQSKMALLPQLTMNVAASRTESSKNSYLAANDAGRVNDDFNANLDLSWELDIWGKLRREKEAALATMLQTEEIKRAIQNRLVAEVATSYINLLMLDEQLKIAKEGIILRENTYLLTKKMFEVGNETIVAMQQAEAQWLESKELLPQLEQEIALQESGLNLLLNNYPQAISRSVTIGGLSFVTDLNTGVPADFLSTRPDIQVAEYNLKVANAKVGAAQGQMYPNIVISAQGGLNAFKASDWFQTPGSLFGMVAGGLVQPLFNQKKLKTAYEIAVVEREKAAIQFKNTVVTGFTDVHNALVKIDKISQKEEMMQKRVDILNTSLSNIKFMFEMDKVSYLEVINAQSLALQSSLSFAELKRDHLASLVDLYRALGGH; from the coding sequence ATGAAAAAAATAGTATATATAGTAATAGGTTCGATTTTTTTCACTGCTTGTAAAGTAGGGAAAGACTATGAAAGACCAACAGTAGAAAAGCCAGAGCAGTTTTATCAAGAAACTGTTTCTGATACTACTGCTAATAATCTAGCTAAACTTAGTTATTCGGAGTTCTTTAAGAATGAAGAATTAACTAGTTTAATACAAATAGCTTTAGAACGAAATGCGGATTTACAAGTAGCTGTTAAGAATATAGAACAGACTAATCTATTGTATACGCAATCTAAGATGGCTTTGTTGCCACAATTAACAATGAATGTGGCAGCTAGTAGAACAGAATCTTCTAAGAATAGTTACTTAGCAGCTAATGATGCAGGACGTGTTAATGATGATTTTAATGCTAATCTAGACTTGTCTTGGGAATTAGATATTTGGGGGAAGCTTAGAAGGGAGAAAGAGGCTGCATTAGCAACAATGTTACAAACTGAAGAGATAAAGCGTGCAATACAGAATAGATTAGTAGCTGAGGTAGCAACAAGCTATATTAATTTATTAATGCTTGATGAACAACTTAAGATAGCAAAGGAAGGAATTATCCTTCGTGAGAATACTTATTTGTTGACCAAAAAAATGTTTGAGGTAGGTAATGAGACTATTGTAGCGATGCAACAAGCAGAGGCACAATGGTTAGAGTCTAAAGAGTTATTACCTCAATTAGAGCAAGAAATTGCTTTACAAGAAAGTGGATTGAATTTGCTTTTAAATAATTATCCGCAGGCAATTTCTCGTTCTGTTACTATAGGTGGTTTAAGTTTTGTTACTGATTTAAATACGGGTGTACCTGCGGATTTTTTAAGTACTCGTCCTGATATACAAGTAGCGGAGTACAATCTTAAAGTAGCAAATGCGAAAGTAGGTGCTGCTCAGGGGCAGATGTATCCTAATATCGTAATATCAGCTCAAGGAGGATTAAATGCATTTAAGGCTTCGGATTGGTTCCAAACTCCAGGTTCTTTATTTGGAATGGTAGCAGGAGGATTAGTACAGCCTTTATTTAATCAAAAGAAATTAAAAACAGCTTATGAAATCGCTGTTGTAGAAAGAGAGAAAGCTGCAATACAGTTTAAAAATACAGTTGTCACAGGATTTACTGATGTGCATAATGCATTAGTAAAAATTGACAAGATTTCTCAAAAGGAGGAGATGATGCAAAAGAGAGTGGATATATTAAACACTTCTTTGTCTAACATCAAATTTATGTTTGAGATGGATAAGGTATCTTACTTAGAGGTTATTAATGCACAGAGTTTAGCGTTGCAAAGTAGTTTGAGTTTTGCAGAGTTAAAGAGAGATCATTTAGCATCGCTAGTTGATTTGTATAGAGCTCTGGGAGGTCATTAA
- a CDS encoding efflux RND transporter permease subunit has protein sequence MLKKIIHRPVLATVISLIIVILGAVGLTQLPIAQFPDIAPPSVTVAASYPGGNAETVLKSVVTPLEEVINGVENMTHIESTASNDGTASITVFFDLETDPDQAAVNVQNRVAQVSGILPAEVLQAGVITQKEQRGMIMIIDLISEDNTLYDETFVQNYARINLVRELKRIKGVGKVQLYGEKDYAMRVWLDPHKLANRGLTPKDVERAIQSQSMEVAAGNLGQNAGGAVQYTLTYPGKYNTPEQFEDIVVQADKSGNVLYLKDIARIEFGAVAYDEENKINSLDAVSMAVFQTKGSNANEIQTQVYKVIEDLTPQLPKGLKYNVTFANKTQLDESINQVKTTLIEAFLLVFVIVYIFLQDFRSTIIPAIAVPVSLIGTFFFLNMLGFSINMLTLFALVLAIGIVVDDAIVVVEAVHSTMELEGLDAKEATSKAMSEISGAIISITLVMSAVFLPVGFMEGPVGVFYKQFAYTLAIAIMISAVNALTLSPALCALLLKNHHHDLEHNAGETKKNGFKTRFFRSFNAGFTSLTNKYIGGVKFLIKRKVLSLCILLGSIVGMVFLMNSTPKGFIPNEDQGFAMFALSLPPGSSIDRTAAVLKDGDEIMRKHPSVKAVTTISGFNILGNAASPAYGMGFISFKDLKERGEVRDINEIIAELNAQLTSLKEGEFYVFANPTVPGFGDFDGLELVVQDKRGGSIEDFANVVNQFNKDLSDTDEVQSAFTMFKADFPMYKIVVDPVKAKMHGVDVSDMMSAVQLFYGSAQVNDFNRFGKQFKVFVQGDAQFRADEESFKTIYVTAGSGEMIPISSLAHLEKVYGPQAISRHNLFNSIAVNGIIKPGVSTGDAMKAVEKVAAEKLPAGYGIEWLGLSKEEQKSGGQMVFIFGLSILFIYFILSAQYESYILPLVVLLSLPVGIMGVFLAIGAVGIANNIYVQVGLIMLVGLLAKNAILIVEFAVQKRQGGMSIVDAAVEASRLRLRPILMTSFAFIAGLVPLMFVQGSSAQGNHSISIGTAGGMVVGVVLGVFVIPFLYVFFQYLQEKVSGKAPEQPEVLED, from the coding sequence ATGCTTAAAAAGATTATACATAGGCCAGTATTGGCTACCGTTATATCTCTTATTATAGTAATATTAGGGGCGGTTGGTTTAACACAGTTACCGATCGCACAGTTCCCTGATATTGCACCTCCTAGTGTTACAGTAGCGGCTTCTTATCCAGGGGGTAATGCCGAGACAGTATTAAAATCTGTGGTTACTCCTCTAGAGGAGGTAATCAACGGGGTGGAGAATATGACTCATATCGAATCAACAGCTAGTAATGATGGTACAGCTTCTATCACTGTTTTCTTTGATTTAGAGACAGATCCAGATCAAGCTGCAGTTAACGTACAAAATAGGGTAGCACAGGTATCTGGTATTTTACCAGCTGAGGTATTGCAAGCTGGGGTAATCACTCAGAAAGAGCAGAGAGGTATGATTATGATTATTGACCTTATCAGTGAGGACAATACGTTATATGACGAAACATTCGTACAGAACTATGCTCGTATTAATTTAGTACGTGAGTTAAAACGTATTAAGGGAGTTGGTAAAGTACAGTTGTATGGTGAGAAAGATTATGCTATGCGTGTATGGTTAGATCCACACAAATTAGCTAATAGAGGATTAACTCCTAAAGATGTAGAGCGTGCTATCCAAAGTCAGAGTATGGAAGTAGCAGCAGGTAACTTAGGACAGAATGCTGGTGGAGCAGTTCAGTATACGCTTACTTATCCTGGAAAATATAATACACCAGAGCAATTCGAAGACATTGTAGTTCAAGCTGATAAAAGTGGTAATGTATTATATCTTAAAGACATTGCACGTATAGAGTTTGGTGCAGTGGCTTATGATGAAGAGAATAAGATTAACAGCTTAGATGCTGTATCTATGGCTGTGTTCCAAACAAAAGGATCAAATGCCAATGAGATTCAGACACAAGTATATAAAGTGATAGAGGATTTAACGCCTCAATTACCAAAAGGATTAAAATACAATGTAACCTTTGCTAATAAAACACAATTAGACGAGTCTATTAATCAAGTAAAAACTACGTTGATTGAAGCGTTCTTACTAGTGTTCGTAATTGTATACATTTTCTTACAAGATTTTAGATCTACTATTATTCCAGCGATAGCAGTGCCAGTATCATTGATCGGTACTTTCTTTTTCTTGAATATGTTAGGATTCTCTATCAATATGTTGACACTATTTGCATTAGTATTAGCGATTGGTATTGTAGTAGATGATGCTATTGTGGTCGTAGAGGCCGTCCATAGTACGATGGAGCTCGAAGGATTAGATGCAAAAGAAGCAACATCTAAAGCGATGAGCGAAATTTCAGGTGCGATTATCTCGATTACTTTAGTAATGTCAGCAGTATTCTTACCTGTAGGTTTTATGGAAGGTCCAGTGGGAGTATTCTATAAGCAGTTTGCATATACACTTGCGATAGCGATTATGATCTCGGCAGTAAATGCTTTGACATTGAGTCCAGCGTTATGTGCTTTATTACTTAAAAATCACCACCATGATTTAGAACACAATGCAGGTGAAACAAAAAAGAATGGTTTTAAAACTAGATTCTTTAGATCATTTAATGCAGGGTTTACTTCATTAACGAATAAGTATATCGGTGGAGTTAAGTTCTTAATTAAGAGAAAGGTATTGAGCCTATGTATCTTATTAGGATCTATTGTAGGAATGGTATTCTTAATGAATTCAACTCCTAAAGGGTTTATTCCAAACGAGGATCAAGGGTTTGCGATGTTTGCACTTTCATTACCTCCAGGATCATCTATTGATAGAACTGCAGCAGTATTAAAAGACGGTGATGAGATCATGAGAAAGCATCCTTCTGTAAAGGCAGTTACTACTATTTCTGGATTTAATATATTAGGTAATGCTGCCAGTCCAGCATACGGTATGGGATTCATCTCATTTAAGGATTTAAAAGAAAGAGGAGAAGTAAGAGATATTAATGAAATCATAGCTGAATTAAATGCGCAATTGACTTCATTAAAAGAAGGAGAGTTTTATGTATTTGCCAATCCAACTGTACCAGGATTCGGAGACTTCGATGGATTAGAGTTGGTTGTTCAAGATAAAAGAGGAGGAAGCATTGAAGATTTTGCAAATGTTGTAAATCAATTCAATAAGGATTTGAGTGATACAGATGAGGTACAGAGTGCCTTCACGATGTTTAAAGCTGATTTCCCAATGTATAAGATCGTAGTAGATCCTGTAAAGGCAAAGATGCATGGAGTGGATGTAAGTGATATGATGAGTGCAGTTCAATTATTCTATGGATCAGCACAGGTGAACGACTTTAACCGTTTTGGTAAACAGTTTAAGGTGTTTGTTCAAGGAGATGCACAGTTTAGAGCAGATGAAGAATCATTTAAGACTATATATGTTACAGCTGGTTCTGGAGAGATGATTCCAATCAGTTCATTGGCACATTTAGAAAAAGTGTATGGTCCACAGGCAATTAGTCGTCATAACTTATTTAACTCTATTGCTGTGAATGGTATTATTAAACCAGGAGTAAGTACAGGTGATGCAATGAAAGCAGTAGAGAAAGTAGCTGCTGAGAAATTACCAGCAGGTTATGGAATCGAATGGTTAGGATTGAGTAAAGAGGAGCAAAAGTCAGGTGGACAGATGGTATTTATTTTTGGTTTATCAATCTTGTTTATCTACTTTATTCTTTCGGCTCAGTATGAGAGTTATATCTTACCATTAGTAGTATTGTTATCATTACCAGTTGGTATTATGGGGGTGTTCCTAGCTATTGGAGCTGTGGGAATAGCTAATAATATCTATGTACAGGTAGGGCTCATCATGCTGGTCGGACTGTTAGCTAAGAATGCTATTTTGATTGTAGAATTTGCTGTTCAGAAACGTCAAGGAGGAATGAGTATTGTGGATGCAGCTGTTGAAGCTTCTCGTTTACGTCTTCGTCCTATTTTAATGACATCGTTTGCATTTATCGCTGGATTGGTGCCACTGATGTTTGTTCAGGGATCATCAGCACAAGGTAACCATTCTATTAGTATTGGTACTGCAGGAGGGATGGTAGTAGGAGTTGTTTTAGGAGTATTTGTTATTCCATTCCTATATGTATTCTTCCAATATTTACAAGAGAAAGTGAGTGGGAAAGCACCAGAACAACCAGAGGTATTAGAAGACTAA
- a CDS encoding metallophosphoesterase family protein gives MNYFIIGDIHGCYHTFCSLLEQWDSSNEHLVLVGDLIDRGNYSWLVVEKCLTLLSDTTLSVTVLKGNHEAELIQYIKDGHHEIWTSQCGLATLEDFQMHHVDLQNLLPHLERLPLKFETSSFIVTHAGVCDTTNPYEETNWDGVLWTRKPLVNLHKLQVHGHTPLKQNQPQYTADSHSYNIDTGAYYGYGLTGIKLDQVANVVEIINIPTDRRDIASESNE, from the coding sequence ATGAACTATTTTATCATTGGTGATATACACGGTTGTTATCACACGTTTTGTTCTCTTCTAGAGCAGTGGGATTCTTCTAATGAGCACTTAGTATTAGTTGGAGATTTAATAGATAGAGGCAATTATAGTTGGTTAGTCGTAGAGAAGTGTTTAACCTTATTAAGTGATACAACATTGTCAGTAACTGTTCTTAAGGGAAACCATGAAGCTGAACTTATTCAGTATATTAAGGATGGACATCATGAAATATGGACATCTCAGTGTGGATTAGCTACCTTAGAAGACTTTCAAATGCATCATGTAGATTTGCAAAACCTTTTACCACATTTAGAAAGACTACCACTTAAGTTTGAGACTTCTTCATTTATTGTCACACATGCTGGAGTATGTGATACGACTAATCCTTATGAGGAGACTAATTGGGATGGGGTATTATGGACTCGTAAGCCACTAGTCAATCTTCATAAATTACAAGTACATGGTCATACTCCTTTAAAACAAAATCAACCTCAGTACACTGCAGATAGTCATTCGTATAATATAGACACAGGAGCTTATTATGGCTATGGGCTAACTGGTATTAAGTTAGATCAAGTAGCTAATGTTGTTGAAATTATAAATATACCTACAGATAGGCGTGATATAGCATCAGAGAGTAATGAATAA
- a CDS encoding Crp/Fnr family transcriptional regulator, with translation MLLEKLLKEFEVELSVFTSSQYTLFDEYFERISISKNEYLIKEGEVEQYSYFIYEGIFRCWTLDPKGTEQTFWFCKEGTFSMSNISFSLQERADFSVQAVMDAVVYRINKEQISDLYASISGLEIMFGKLTARLLNRLLQRNIDLIKYSSEEYYLRMQEEYGLTFNYIPLKDIASYLGITPQGLSRIRKRIF, from the coding sequence ATGCTTTTAGAAAAGTTATTAAAAGAGTTTGAAGTTGAATTATCTGTATTTACTTCTTCACAGTATACTTTGTTTGATGAATACTTCGAACGAATTTCTATTTCTAAGAATGAGTATCTAATAAAAGAAGGAGAGGTAGAGCAGTACAGTTATTTTATTTATGAAGGAATATTTAGATGTTGGACTTTAGATCCTAAAGGAACTGAACAAACATTTTGGTTTTGTAAAGAAGGAACTTTTTCTATGTCGAATATTTCTTTTTCTCTTCAAGAGCGAGCGGACTTTTCTGTACAAGCTGTTATGGACGCAGTAGTATATCGAATTAATAAAGAGCAAATAAGCGATTTATACGCTTCTATTTCTGGATTAGAGATAATGTTCGGGAAATTAACCGCAAGGCTTTTAAATCGTCTCTTACAGCGTAATATAGATCTAATTAAGTATTCTTCAGAAGAATATTATTTGAGAATGCAAGAAGAATATGGATTGACATTTAATTATATCCCCTTAAAAGATATAGCTTCTTATTTAGGGATTACCCCGCAAGGGCTGAGTAGAATTCGCAAGCGAATTTTTTAA
- a CDS encoding efflux RND transporter periplasmic adaptor subunit — translation MNKKNVKLQQIIMTLLSIVFLVGVGYYGNKDKGGEKEVIESKTIVATEEVVQTDNEVALEEEEEKTEEVKEVVAPTVLVLNSKYHTYTKEYAAKVKMKYSTPIKESIEGKVVSLFIKEGQAISEGQVIYEVEVGSLQVSKKEKDKEQSEYKGLKKDLERAENRLQKLARRDSVAFVKQREVVEELRKNLVELSDKINASDTKYSRHAVKSDYSGIVKNISVKVGDVLTANDKHNLFTIVGYDVFFEIPANDMVQWRQGITGQNTLVSSFETKEGQRIPVKVNLKNDTDIFFLDKSPQVMEGLKLNGEGIAENRVVISLVYKDVIEIPYSAISLTSDGKQFITIKGENGVESKKEIVPIRKYTSYALVNDPTLEGVSIENKSN, via the coding sequence ATGAATAAAAAAAATGTAAAACTTCAGCAGATTATAATGACACTTCTAAGTATTGTATTCTTAGTAGGGGTGGGTTATTATGGAAATAAGGATAAAGGTGGAGAAAAGGAAGTGATTGAATCTAAAACGATTGTAGCCACTGAAGAAGTAGTCCAAACTGACAATGAAGTAGCCTTAGAAGAGGAAGAGGAGAAAACAGAAGAGGTAAAAGAGGTAGTAGCTCCTACAGTCTTAGTGTTGAATAGTAAATACCATACTTATACAAAAGAGTATGCAGCTAAGGTCAAGATGAAGTATAGTACCCCTATCAAGGAGTCTATAGAAGGGAAAGTAGTGTCGCTTTTTATAAAAGAAGGACAGGCTATCTCAGAAGGCCAAGTAATCTATGAAGTAGAGGTAGGGAGTCTACAGGTCTCTAAGAAAGAGAAGGATAAAGAACAGAGTGAGTACAAGGGATTAAAAAAAGATCTAGAACGTGCTGAGAATAGATTACAGAAGTTAGCTAGAAGAGACAGTGTTGCTTTTGTTAAACAACGCGAGGTTGTAGAGGAGTTGCGTAAGAACCTAGTTGAGCTAAGTGATAAAATCAATGCATCTGATACGAAGTATAGTAGACATGCTGTTAAGTCTGATTATAGTGGTATCGTGAAGAATATCTCTGTTAAAGTAGGAGATGTCCTAACAGCTAATGATAAGCATAATTTGTTTACTATAGTTGGGTATGATGTGTTTTTTGAAATACCTGCTAATGATATGGTGCAGTGGAGACAAGGCATCACAGGACAGAATACTCTTGTAAGCTCATTTGAAACTAAAGAAGGACAACGTATTCCTGTCAAAGTAAATCTTAAGAATGATACAGATATTTTCTTTTTAGATAAATCTCCTCAAGTAATGGAAGGATTAAAACTCAATGGAGAAGGTATTGCAGAGAATAGAGTGGTGATATCATTGGTATATAAAGATGTTATAGAGATACCTTATTCTGCTATAAGTTTAACTAGTGATGGTAAGCAGTTCATAACGATTAAAGGTGAAAATGGTGTGGAAAGTAAGAAAGAAATAGTTCCTATCAGAAAATATACTTCGTATGCCTTAGTGAATGATCCTACCCTTGAAGGTGTGTCTATTGAGAATAAAAGTAATTAA
- a CDS encoding efflux RND transporter periplasmic adaptor subunit: MNKIYRSTKVLFLGGLLFGLSVFFVSCKSDANEGAETTSVLEVKTSIVEKGDALVLKKYTASLEGRVNVEVRAQASGYIEKILVEEGSYVKKGQALILIDAQPYRIQLNNANASLKAAQAALVNAQLERDKVQSLLDNKFVSPIQLKTADAALDNAKANVAQAQAAVAEAKLNLSYCTITAPVDGFLGRITKRVGNLVTAGEAEELTTMSDISQMYAYFSLTEADYFNLVKENGSSDNVLKMPIELELSNGDKYPITGKVDVINGEFDAGTNSISVRAVFDNPDRLLRNGGTGIVNLMATHKNVVQIPIAATSDLQDKIFAYVVNKDNTVDQRQLKIIGKNLHTYFIESGVNQGETLAITGVNQLQDGMSVAVLAAPTKNVGGNVDSQTAKASE, translated from the coding sequence ATGAATAAAATTTATAGAAGTACGAAAGTTTTGTTTTTAGGAGGACTATTATTTGGTTTATCTGTATTTTTCGTTAGTTGTAAAAGTGATGCAAACGAAGGAGCAGAAACAACATCTGTATTAGAGGTAAAAACCAGTATAGTGGAGAAAGGTGATGCATTAGTATTAAAGAAGTATACTGCATCATTAGAAGGAAGAGTTAACGTAGAAGTACGTGCACAAGCTTCTGGATATATCGAGAAGATATTAGTAGAAGAGGGAAGTTACGTAAAGAAAGGTCAGGCATTAATACTTATAGATGCACAACCTTATCGCATTCAGTTGAATAATGCTAATGCGAGTTTAAAAGCAGCACAAGCAGCTTTAGTAAATGCTCAGTTAGAAAGAGATAAAGTACAATCTTTATTAGATAATAAATTCGTTTCTCCAATACAGTTAAAAACGGCAGATGCGGCATTAGATAATGCAAAAGCTAATGTAGCACAAGCGCAGGCAGCTGTGGCAGAAGCTAAGTTGAACTTGAGCTACTGTACTATTACAGCTCCAGTAGATGGGTTCTTAGGTCGTATCACTAAACGTGTAGGAAACTTAGTAACTGCGGGTGAAGCAGAAGAATTGACTACAATGTCAGATATCTCTCAGATGTATGCTTACTTCTCATTGACAGAAGCTGATTATTTTAATTTAGTAAAAGAGAATGGCAGTTCTGATAATGTATTAAAGATGCCTATAGAGTTAGAATTAAGTAATGGTGATAAATACCCTATCACAGGTAAGGTAGATGTGATTAATGGTGAGTTTGATGCTGGTACGAACTCTATTAGCGTACGTGCAGTATTTGATAATCCAGATCGTCTATTGAGAAATGGTGGTACAGGAATAGTGAACTTGATGGCTACTCATAAAAATGTAGTACAAATTCCTATCGCTGCAACATCAGATTTACAGGATAAGATATTCGCTTATGTGGTGAATAAGGATAATACTGTAGACCAAAGACAGCTTAAAATCATAGGGAAGAACTTACATACTTACTTTATCGAAAGTGGCGTGAATCAAGGAGAAACTCTAGCTATTACAGGTGTGAATCAACTACAAGATGGTATGTCAGTAGCAGTGCTAGCTGCACCAACAAAGAATGTAGGAGGAAATGTAGATTCACAAACAGCAAAGGCTAGTGAGTAA
- a CDS encoding 2-phosphosulfolactate phosphatase, which produces MIYNQHEYDIRMEWGLKGVEELAPISDVIIIVDVLSFSTCVDIATSRGAFIYPYQWKNETAIEYAKNVGAILADFKRKYTDGFSLSPTSLTHITPHQKLVLPSPNGATLSLTTGNTPTLCGCLRNAKAVANFAKKYGKKISIIAAGEQWQDNSLRVSLEDVIGAGAIISYLEDRLSPESKASLAIFKSSQETLLSDIKECSSGKELIARGFEKDVLLASDFNISNCVPVLRNGYFENGNI; this is translated from the coding sequence ATGATATACAATCAACACGAATACGATATAAGAATGGAATGGGGATTAAAGGGAGTAGAAGAGCTTGCTCCTATTTCTGATGTAATCATAATAGTCGATGTTTTGTCTTTTTCTACTTGTGTAGATATTGCAACTAGTAGAGGAGCATTCATCTATCCATATCAATGGAAAAATGAAACAGCTATAGAATATGCTAAAAATGTAGGAGCTATCTTAGCTGATTTTAAACGAAAATATACAGATGGTTTTTCACTTTCCCCAACCTCTCTAACCCATATTACTCCTCATCAAAAATTAGTCTTACCTTCTCCTAATGGAGCTACCCTTAGCTTAACAACAGGGAATACCCCTACACTATGTGGCTGCTTAAGAAACGCTAAAGCAGTAGCCAATTTTGCTAAAAAGTACGGAAAGAAAATATCTATAATCGCTGCTGGAGAACAATGGCAAGACAATTCTTTAAGAGTCTCTCTTGAAGATGTAATAGGAGCTGGAGCAATAATTTCTTATTTAGAAGATAGATTATCTCCAGAAAGTAAGGCTAGTCTAGCGATATTCAAAAGTAGCCAAGAAACGCTACTAAGTGATATTAAAGAATGTAGTTCTGGAAAAGAATTAATAGCTAGAGGATTTGAAAAAGACGTCTTATTAGCTAGTGATTTTAATATTAGTAACTGTGTGCCTGTGCTAAGGAATGGATATTTTGAAAATGGAAATATATAA
- a CDS encoding acetyltransferase, translated as MIRKVKSQEYPVLVEIWESAVIHTHDFLAREDFEYFKKTIPSYFEFVELYVHLNQEGRMTGFIGVADGNLEMLFIHNDFRGQGIGKLLLNYAKDRLHITKVDVNEQNHQAVGFYLHMGFKSVSRSETDGQGKPYPILHLSL; from the coding sequence ATGATTAGAAAAGTAAAGAGTCAAGAATATCCAGTATTAGTAGAGATATGGGAAAGTGCAGTAATACATACTCATGATTTTTTAGCAAGAGAAGACTTCGAGTATTTTAAAAAGACCATACCTAGTTATTTTGAATTCGTGGAGTTGTATGTACATCTTAATCAAGAGGGAAGAATGACTGGTTTTATAGGTGTTGCTGATGGGAACTTAGAAATGTTGTTCATACACAATGATTTTCGAGGACAAGGAATAGGTAAATTGTTATTAAACTATGCTAAAGATAGACTTCATATTACGAAAGTAGATGTAAATGAACAAAATCATCAAGCAGTTGGATTTTATTTACACATGGGGTTTAAATCAGTAAGCAGATCTGAGACAGATGGACAAGGAAAGCCTTATCCTATCCTACATTTAAGCTTGTAA
- a CDS encoding histone H1, with protein sequence MKELIEKINAEFEAFQQDSALQLENGNKAAGTRARKASLSIEKLLKEFRKASLDASKQ encoded by the coding sequence ATGAAAGAATTAATCGAAAAAATCAACGCTGAGTTTGAAGCGTTCCAACAAGATTCAGCTTTACAATTAGAAAACGGAAATAAAGCTGCAGGTACAAGAGCACGTAAAGCTTCTTTATCTATTGAAAAACTTTTAAAAGAGTTTAGAAAAGCTTCTTTAGATGCTTCAAAACAATAA